From the genome of Pseudoxanthomonas sp.:
CTGACGACGTGGCCATCGAAAGCAAGGTCGGCATCGGCCCAGCCGGCAGCGCCTTTGCCATCGCCGTCGAACTGAGGATCGAGCTGCCCGGCATCGAGCGCGAAGCAGCACAGGCCCTGGTCGAAAAAGCGCACCAGGTCTGCCCGTACTCCAACGCCACCCGTGGCAACGTGGACGTCGTGCTGACCGTCGTCTGATCGGCACCAGCGCAGGAAAAGACGGCACGGCGTTGTACACGCCGTGCCGTCTTTCGTTTCAGGCAGGCTGACAGCGCGTCGCCCGGGTCAGCGAAGCGCGCCCGGGCCGATTCAGAGCCCCAGGTACAGATCCGCGCTGTTCTTGACCTCTTCCATCACCGCGTAGGTGCGGGCTTCACGCACGCCGGGCAGCTTCCACAGCACCTTGCCGGCGATCTCGCGGTAGTCGGCCATGTCCGCGGCGCGCAGCTTGATCAGATAGTCGAAACCGCCGGCCACCAGGTGGCACTCCATGACTTCGGGCTGGTCTTTGATCGCGGCCTGGAACTGCTCGAGGATGTTGTGCGTGGTCCGGTCCAGCAGGATCTCCACGAACACCAGCATCCCGGCACCGAGCTTGTGCGGATTGAGCCGCGCCCGGTAGCCAATGATGTA
Proteins encoded in this window:
- a CDS encoding Lrp/AsnC ligand binding domain-containing protein — protein: MRQLPAALDRTDRRILALLQEDGRITNLKLAEAVHLSPTATLERVKRLTTEGYIIGYRARLNPHKLGAGMLVFVEILLDRTTHNILEQFQAAIKDQPEVMECHLVAGGFDYLIKLRAADMADYREIAGKVLWKLPGVREARTYAVMEEVKNSADLYLGL